The proteins below come from a single Cololabis saira isolate AMF1-May2022 chromosome 2, fColSai1.1, whole genome shotgun sequence genomic window:
- the ccpg1 gene encoding cell cycle progression protein 1: MSESSSDVDSSCGWSIISNEGSDIETLEAGVEYVAELLECPAVEEPELLESQPPASAAVAVVEEAADSPDDTLKEQTIDETLFSPEAGVNAAGKEHVLSSSDHSDIVTLGDSKEGEHTEEDAAASEERYLGTSSSSFYTFTADTVCSAEQPAGTNSSSSEDEVQRNADTVVRRRRMRKNTTSAIDPEEEEEDGEAVPDSRSSEGEDNDEEMKEKELQEERTGDGPYAALEDGVRGSIFSRYVLLALIVAISTGVVHFYIQMQESVEKIGENQLDRVRDQLQQHLRDPRFTHQRIIFDQDNLDENLEVISLLMEVIEKIKKENQELHSKQMHVQAQRDDLKMLLKQAAEERTNIMSRQQSLTSENQRLKSSLEHEENALSVLQEELRNLRSKIRELEGMRAGADLLMSENQRLKSQLETEKQLVRDFYIQREDMIAEAQMLRKQLENKETVTEELRRELNNVRSHIPGGGFGPEAEELQSRLMELEKRLGFEQQRSDLWERLYVETKEERAKGDQESKVKKAKPGMAGKVKETFDALKNSTKDFVHHHKEQIKKAKEAVKENLRKFSDSVKSTFRHFKDSASTFINKAQGFYKRRDKRSTEESWQHRSHSPHHRQKSDSSQSNHNTRKSSRKVHEDQVHNSHKSSMKGCAGVFDCAYQESMSLFNKALEPIRADEFHQLLQSYLHQEVHHFHHWKELEMFINNFFHNGVFIHDQMLFTDFVSGVEDYLADMHEYHGHDDDVFGDLDDYIYRHFFGEAYTKTYGPRGPFERPDADSKDESRVKNQQRKQQRARSRPHRDRKWSKSGRSSDRHMADVKIELGPMPFDPKY; this comes from the exons ATGTCAGAATCATCAAGTGATGTAGATTCATCTTGTGGCTGGAGCATTATAAGTAATGAG GGCTCAGATATTGAGACGTTGGAAGCTGGGGTTGAATATGTAGCCGAGCTGCTAGAGTGCCCGGCAGTGGAAGAACCGGAGCTGCTGGAATCACAGCCGCCGGCTTCTGCTG CTGTGGCTGTTGTCGAGGAGGCTGCTGATTCCCCTGACGACACCCTGAAAGAACAGACTATAGATGAAACACTTTTCTCTCCAGAG GCTGGAGTCAATGCTGCTGGGAAGGAGCATGTGCTATCTTCTAGCGATCACTCCGATATTGTGACTCTGGGAGACTCAAAAGAGGGCGAGCACACGGAGGAGGATGCAGCCGCCAGTGAGGAGCGTTACCTCggcacctccagcagcagcttttaCACCTTCACTGCAGACACTG TTTGTTCAGCAGAGCAACCAGCAGGGACAAACTCGAGCAGCAGTGAAGATGAGGTTCAGCGAAATGCCGATACTGTTGTCCGAAGGCGAAGGATGAGGAAGAACACCACAAGTGCTATAGAtccagaagaggaggaagaggatgggGAAGCAGTGCCAGATTCGCGTTCGAGTGAGGGGGAGGACAATGATGAGgagatgaaagaaaaggagctcCAAGAGGAGCGGACTGGAGACGGACCATATGCCGCTCTGGAAGACGGAGTGCGAGGCAGTATCTTCAGCAGATATGTCCTGCTCGCCCTCATCGTAGCCATCAGCACGGGAGTCGTACACTTCTACA TCCAGATGCAGGAAAGCGTGGAGAAAATCGGAGAGAATCAGCTGGACCGTGTGAGggatcagctgcagcagcaTTTGAGAGATCCACGTTTTACACACCAG AGGATCATCTTTGACCAAGACAATCTGGATGAGAATCTGGAAGTTATTTCATTGCTCATGGAAGTGATTGAgaagataaagaaagaaaaccagGAGCTACACTCAAAACAGATGCACGTTCAG GCCCAGAGAGATGACCTGAAAATGTTGCTGAAACAAGCAGCCGAGGAGCGGACTAACATCATGTCTCGGCAGCAGAGTTTGACATCTGAAAACCAGCGACTGAAAAGCTCACTGGAACACGAGGAAAATGCCTTGTCCGTCTTACAGGAGGAGCTGAGAAACCTGCGCTCAAAGATCAGAGAGCTGGAGGGGATGAGAGCGGGAGCCGACTTGCTGATGTCAGAAAACCAGAGGCTGAAGAGCCAGCTGGAGACGGAGAAGCAGCTGGTCAGAGATTTCTACATCCAGAGGGAAGACATGATAGCTGAAGCACAGATGCTGAGGAAGCAGCTTGAAAATAAGGAGACGGTCACAGAGGAGCTGAGGAGAGAGCTGAATAATGTGAGAAGTCACATCCCTGGAGGTGGATTCGGCCCGGAGGCAGAAGAGCTGCAGTCACGTCTGATGGAGCTGGAGAAGAGACTGGGTTTTGAGCAGCAGCGCTCTGACCTGTGGGAGAGGCTGTATGTGGAAACCAAAGAAGAGCGAGCCAAAGGAGATCAAGAGTCCAAAGTGAAAAAAGCAAAACCAGGCATGGCAGGGAAAGTAAAAGAGACATTTGATGCTCTCAAGAACTCCACCAAGGACTTTGTCCACCACCACAAGGAACAGATCAAGAAAGCCAAAGAGGCTGTGAAGGAGAACCTGAGGAAGTTTTCTGACTCTGTCAAATCAACTTTTCGACATTTCAAGGATTCAGCCTCAACCTTCATCAATAAGGCTCAAGGCTTTTATAAGAGACGTGACAAAAGGAGTACAGAGGAATCATGGCAGCACAGATCCCACAGTCCTCATCATAGGCAGAAATCGGACTCCTCCCAAAGCAACCACAACACGCGCAAATCAAGTCGGAAAGTTCATGAGGATCAAGTCCACAACAGCCACAAATCCAGCATGAAGGGATGCGCCGGAGTTTTCGACTGTGCCTATCAGGAGTCCATGAGCCTCTTTAACAAAGCCCTGGAGCCGATCCGAGCTGATGAATTTCACCAGCTTCTGCAGAGCTACCTGCACCAGGAGGTCCACCACTTCCACCACTGGAAGGAGCTGGAGATGTTCATCAACAATTTCTTCCACAACGGAGTGTTCATTCATGACCAGATGCTTTTCACTGACTTTGTAAGCGGAGTTGAAGACTACCTGGCCGACATGCACGAGTATCATGGCCATGATGATGACGTGTTCGGAGATCTTGATGACTACATCTACAGGCACTTCTTCGGAGAAGCGTACACCAAAACCTACGGCCCGCG TGGGCCGTTTGAAAGACCCGACGCAGACTCAAAGGATGAGTCGAGGGTAAAGAATCAACAGCGGAAGCAGCAGAGAGCCAGATCTCGACCGCACAGAGATCGCAAGTGGAGCAAATCAGGAAGAAGCTCAGACAGACACATGGCTGATGTCAAAATAGAACTGGGCCCAATGCCGTTCGATCCAAAATACTGA
- the pigb gene encoding GPI mannosyltransferase 3, giving the protein MENLRSRLKFGSKEEHVKLRKRKSLLYSKEDESPLNYGVLRARVVVISVVFRLINCFLVQTSFVPDEYWQSLEVSHRMAFNYGYLTWEWKAGIRGFLYPLLFAFLYKILHLINYDSVCLVIWLPRIVQSLLAAYADVKFFFLIRTLENGDIARWAFFCQLCSWFSWFCCTRTLTNSTETVLTCLALSYFPLPGSKTYSSKKYLALVALAVIVRPTALIVWFPLLMYHFWQEEHKLRLISHDYIPIGTLAFVTSALIDCIFYEKWTLVQFNFLKFNVFHGVADFYGSHPWHWYFTQGFVVVIGPHLPFFLHGCTLAFRRYKILLAAVIWTIVVYSLLPHKEFRFIYPVLPFCMVFCGISLAHLKAYRRAATAALLVANLVPALYTGLIHQRGTLDVMTHLQKLCDVSNSTHLQPDVLFLMPCHSTPFYSHIHCPLKMRFLECPPDLGEEDYFEEAERFYNGPLLWLRTSFPYKSSLPTHLVLFDVLEKEISAFLQGNNFVRTEELFHTHFPEGRVGQSIFIYERH; this is encoded by the exons ATGGAGAACCTCCGATCGCGGCTGAAGTTTGGGAGTAAGGAAGAGCATGTGAAACTGAGGAAACGGAAATCCCTGCTGTACTCAAAGGAGGATGAAAGCCCTCTTAACTACG GTGTGCTGAGAGCCAGGGTGGTTGTGATTTCTGTGGTGTTCAGACTGATCAACTGCTTCCTGGTTCAGACCAGCTTCGTCCCTGATGAGTACTGGCAGTCTCTGGAGGTTTCCCACCGCATGGCCTTCAA TTATGGGTATCTTACCTGGGAGTGGAAGGCAGGAATAAGAGGATTCTTATATCCTCTCCTCTTTGCATTTCTGTACAAGATATTACACCTGATAAACTATGACTCAGTTTGTCTCGTG ATTTGGCTTCCACGGATCGTTCAGTCACTTCTGGCTGCATATGCTGATGTAAAATTCTTCTTCCTTATTCGAACGCTGGAAAATGGGGACATCGCAAGGTGGGCG TTCTTCTGCCAGCTGTGCTCCTGGTTCTCGTGGTTCTGCTGTACTCGGACGCTCACTAACAGCACAGAGACTGTCCTCACCTGTTTGGCCCTTTCCTACTTTCCTCTGCCAGGGTCTAAAACATACAGCAG TAAGAAATACTTGGCCCTGGTGGCCTTGGCTGTGATTGTTCGACCGACGGCCCTGATTGTCTGGTTTCCTCTGTTGATGTACCATTTCTGGCAGGAAGAGCACAAACTGAGACTCATCAGTCATGACTACATTCCTATAGG GACATTGGCGTTTGTCACTTCGGCTCTGATCGACTGCATTTTCTATGAAAAG TGGACGCTGGTGCAGTTCAACTTCCTCAAGTTCAACGTCTTCCATGGTGTTGCTGATTTCTACGGCTCCCACCCGTGGCACTGGTACTTCACCCAGGGGTTTGTcgtggtgatcggccctcatcTTCCATTCTTCCTCCATGGATGCACCCTCGCCTTCCGAAGATACAAAATCCTGCTGGCAGCAGTCATCTGGACGATTGTGGTGTACAG TTTGCTTCCTCACAAGGAGTTTAGGTTCATCTACCCGGTGCTGCCTTTCTGTATGGTTTTCTGTG GGATATCGTTGGCTCATCTGAAAGCATATCGTCGAGCTGCCACTGCTGCCCTGCTGGTGGCCAACCTGGTTCCAGCTCTGTATACTGGCCTGATTCACCAACGAGGAACTCTGGATGTCATGACGCACCTCCAGAAGCTCTGTGATGTCAGTAACTCCACCCATCTCCAGCCTGACGTCCTCTTCCTCATGCCCTGCCACTCAACACCCTTCTACAG CCACATCCACTGCCCACTGAAGATGCGGTTTCTGGAGTGTCCTCCAGATCTGGGGGAGGAGGATTACTTTGAGGAAGCTGAGAGATTCTACAATGGGCCTCTTCTTTGGCTCAGGACTTCATTTCCATACAAATCCTCTCTGCCAACACATCTGGTGTTGTTTGATGTTTTGGAAAAG GAAATCTCTGCATTTCTGCAAGGAAATAACTTTGTAAGGACAGAAGAGTTATTTCATACTCACTTTCCTGAAGGAAGAGTTGGACAAAGCATCTTTATTTATGAAAGGCACTAA